In one window of Athene noctua chromosome 17, bAthNoc1.hap1.1, whole genome shotgun sequence DNA:
- the COMT gene encoding catechol O-methyltransferase isoform X2, which produces MLESSSLLLFIVFVLLFILLLFVVLIRKNGTAALIWNEIIREKITNFIMNQSKEQRILNFVLQNAVRGDPCSVLDTIDKYCSQKEWAMNVGNEKGLILDKTVEEANPSVALELGTYCGYSAVRIARLLKAGAHLLTVEFNPEFAAIAKQMIEFAGVQDKVKLLEGPSEEIIPQLKKKYEVDTLDFVFLDHWKDRYTPDTILLQECNLLRKGSVLLADNVIVPGAPEFLNYIRNNPHFQCTNYPSHLEYMKVEDAMEKAVFLG; this is translated from the exons ATGCTGGAGAGCTCTTCACTCCTTTTGTTCATTGTCTTCGTCctgcttttcattttgctgctCTTTGTGGTGCTCATCAGGAAAAACGGCACTGCTGCCCTTATCTGGAATGAAATAATCCGGGAAAAAATAACCAATTTCATCATGAATCAGAGCAAAGAACAGAGGATTTTAAATTTTGTGCTGCAGAATGCAGTCCGAGGAGACCCCTGTAGTGTGCTGGACACTATAGATAAGTACTGCTCCCAGAAAGAGTGGGCCATGAATGTGGGCAATGAGAAAG GTTTAATTCTAGACAAGACAGTGGAAGAGGCCAATCCATCAGTTGCACTGGAGCTGGGAACATACTGTGGCTACTCAGCAGTTAGGATTGCTCGGCTCCTGAAGGCAGGAGCTCATCTTCTCACTGTGGAGTTCAACCCAGAATTTGCTGCTATAGCTAAACAGATGATTGAGTTTGCTGGAGTACAAGATAAG GTAAAACTCCTAGAAGGCCCTTCAGAGGAAATTATTCCCCAGTTGAAGAAAAAATACGAAGTGGATACTCTGGATTTTGTCTTCCTGGACCACTGGAAAGACAGATACACACCAGACACCATCCTGCTTCAG GAATGCAACTTACTGAGGAAGGGATCAGTTCTTCTGGCTGACAATGTCATCGTCCCAGGAGCTCCAGAATTCCTTAACTATATCCGCAACAACCCCCATTTCCAATGCACTAACTACCCATCTCATCTGGAATATATGAAAGTGGAGGATGCTATGGAAAAGGCTGTGTTTTTGGGATAA
- the COMT gene encoding catechol O-methyltransferase isoform X1, with translation MLLNLMLESSSLLLFIVFVLLFILLLFVVLIRKNGTAALIWNEIIREKITNFIMNQSKEQRILNFVLQNAVRGDPCSVLDTIDKYCSQKEWAMNVGNEKGLILDKTVEEANPSVALELGTYCGYSAVRIARLLKAGAHLLTVEFNPEFAAIAKQMIEFAGVQDKVKLLEGPSEEIIPQLKKKYEVDTLDFVFLDHWKDRYTPDTILLQECNLLRKGSVLLADNVIVPGAPEFLNYIRNNPHFQCTNYPSHLEYMKVEDAMEKAVFLG, from the exons ATGCTGCTCAATCTG ATGCTGGAGAGCTCTTCACTCCTTTTGTTCATTGTCTTCGTCctgcttttcattttgctgctCTTTGTGGTGCTCATCAGGAAAAACGGCACTGCTGCCCTTATCTGGAATGAAATAATCCGGGAAAAAATAACCAATTTCATCATGAATCAGAGCAAAGAACAGAGGATTTTAAATTTTGTGCTGCAGAATGCAGTCCGAGGAGACCCCTGTAGTGTGCTGGACACTATAGATAAGTACTGCTCCCAGAAAGAGTGGGCCATGAATGTGGGCAATGAGAAAG GTTTAATTCTAGACAAGACAGTGGAAGAGGCCAATCCATCAGTTGCACTGGAGCTGGGAACATACTGTGGCTACTCAGCAGTTAGGATTGCTCGGCTCCTGAAGGCAGGAGCTCATCTTCTCACTGTGGAGTTCAACCCAGAATTTGCTGCTATAGCTAAACAGATGATTGAGTTTGCTGGAGTACAAGATAAG GTAAAACTCCTAGAAGGCCCTTCAGAGGAAATTATTCCCCAGTTGAAGAAAAAATACGAAGTGGATACTCTGGATTTTGTCTTCCTGGACCACTGGAAAGACAGATACACACCAGACACCATCCTGCTTCAG GAATGCAACTTACTGAGGAAGGGATCAGTTCTTCTGGCTGACAATGTCATCGTCCCAGGAGCTCCAGAATTCCTTAACTATATCCGCAACAACCCCCATTTCCAATGCACTAACTACCCATCTCATCTGGAATATATGAAAGTGGAGGATGCTATGGAAAAGGCTGTGTTTTTGGGATAA